The Terriglobales bacterium sequence GGGTGTTCCTGATCGGCGGCATGGCGCACCTGGAGGCGCCGAGCAGCCCCATGCTGCTCTACCTGGAGATCTACGCTCCGGTGCGCTGGATGGAGTGGGGAGTGATGGCGTGGCTGATGCGGCGGCAGGACCGTGGGCCGGCGGCCTTGCTCCTGGGCGCGGACAACCAGAGCCGGCTATGGAGGGCCGGGGGCATACTGGTCTCCATCATCGCCGACCTTCCGATCCTGCTCTCCCGGCGGGGCGCGAACGAGATGTTGCCCATCGGCCGCTTCCTGTGCTGATCCCGGCGGTGCGCGGGGCGACACGCCCGCGCCACATCCACCAAAGCTAGGCGGCGGTGGCGCTGCGGGCCTGGCGCACCCGCTCGTACACCCGCACGTACTCCTTCGCGGAATTGTTCCAGGAGAAGTCCTTGGCCATGCCGTTGCGCATGAGCTTCTGCCATCCTGTCTTGTCCTGGAAGGCGGCGAGCGACTGGTGGATGGTGCTGAGCAACGCTTCTCCGCTGTACTCGCTGAACTTGAAGCCGGTGCCCTTGCCGGCACGGGCGTCCCAGGGCTCGATGGTGTCGTCGAGGCCGCCGGTGGCGCGGACCACGGGCACGGTGCCGTATTTCAGGCTGTAGATCTGGTTCAGGCCGCAAGGCTCGTAGCGGGAGGGCATGAGGAACATGTCGGAGCCGGCTTCGATCTTGTGGGCGATGGTGTTGTCGTAGGCGACCTTGACCGCAATTTTCTGGGGGAACTGCTTGTTGAGGCGGCGGAAGAGGTCTTCGTATTCCTTGTCGCCGGCACCGAGAGCGACGATGACGAGTTCCTCGCGCGCCAGGCGGTCGGCGATCTGCGAGATCAGGTCGAAACCCTTCTGGGCGGCGAAGCGAGAGACGATGCCGATGACCGGCAGCTCGGAGTTAGCGCCGGTGCAGCCGAACTCGGCCAGCAGGTCAGCCTTGCAGGCGGCCTTGCCGCCGAGGTCGGCGGGGGAATACTGCGCCTTGATGAACTTGTCTTTCTCCGGGCTCCACTGGTCGTAATCCACGCCGTTGAGGATGCCGGTGACGGAAGCGGAGCGGCCACGCAGTACACCTTCCAGCCCGAAGCCGTACTCGGCGGTCTGGATCTCCTGGCTGTACTTCCTGCTGACGGTGGTGACGAAATCGGCGAAGGTCAGGGCGCCCTTCAGGAAATTGACTTTGCCGTAGAATTCCATCTTGTCGATGGTGAACAAGTCCCAGGAAAGCATCAGCAGCGGAAGCGTGTCGGGCGGGAAGAGGCCCTGGTAGCCCATGTTGTGGATGGTGAAGACCGAGGGAACACTGCGGTAGACCGGGTCCTCGGCGTAGACAGAGCGCAGGAGCACAGGGATGAGAGCGCTCTGCCAGTCGTGGCAGTGAAAGACGTCGGGCGCGCCCAGGATCTTGGCCGCTTCCAGGACGGCGCGCGAGTAGAGCGCGAAGCGCTCGGCGTTGTCGGGATAGTCGCCGGTGGGAGTGCCGTATAGGGCATCGCGTTCGAAGAAGGGCGGATACTCGATAAAGTAGAATTGCACGCCGGAATGCCTGCCGCCGTCGAGCACGGAGCAGAAACGATGGCTGTCGTCGAAGGGGATGGTGACGCTCTTGAGGACGGTCTTGGGATCGCTGAGCTTGGTCTGCTTATAACGAGGTAGATAGACGCTGACGTCGTGGCCGAGGGCGGCGAGGGCGGGCGGCAGCGCCCCGACCACATCCGCCAGGCCGCCGGTCTTGGAGAACGGGACGCACTCCGAGGCCGCGAAGAGGATGCGCATAAGGAGCCTCCGAACGGGCGAGATCCGCGATGGCTTGCGGCGGAAGAGTTAGTCTAAACGCCACCACAGACGGGGTCAACGCAAGGGGAAAGGGCATGGGAAGACGGCCTGCACACGAGACCCGGCGGCCGAAGCTGGGACAGAACTTCCTGGCCGACGGGCGCGCGGTGGAGCGCATCGTGGATGCGCTGGGCGACGTGTCGCAGCGGGTCGTGATCGAGATCGGGCCGGGGCGCGGGGCGCTGACCTCGAAGCTGGCGGAGCGGGCCGGGTACCTGATGGCCATCGAGATCGACCGGGTGCTGGGAGCGCAGTTAAGAATGAAGTACGCCGCGCGACCGAATGTGGAGATCGTCGAAGGCGACGTCCTCGACATCGACCTGGCGCGGCTGATGCGGCGCGACCGCCGAACCTCAGGCGACATCCACCCGGGCGCCAGTGAGAAG is a genomic window containing:
- the glgA gene encoding glycogen synthase GlgA — protein: MRILFAASECVPFSKTGGLADVVGALPPALAALGHDVSVYLPRYKQTKLSDPKTVLKSVTIPFDDSHRFCSVLDGGRHSGVQFYFIEYPPFFERDALYGTPTGDYPDNAERFALYSRAVLEAAKILGAPDVFHCHDWQSALIPVLLRSVYAEDPVYRSVPSVFTIHNMGYQGLFPPDTLPLLMLSWDLFTIDKMEFYGKVNFLKGALTFADFVTTVSRKYSQEIQTAEYGFGLEGVLRGRSASVTGILNGVDYDQWSPEKDKFIKAQYSPADLGGKAACKADLLAEFGCTGANSELPVIGIVSRFAAQKGFDLISQIADRLAREELVIVALGAGDKEYEDLFRRLNKQFPQKIAVKVAYDNTIAHKIEAGSDMFLMPSRYEPCGLNQIYSLKYGTVPVVRATGGLDDTIEPWDARAGKGTGFKFSEYSGEALLSTIHQSLAAFQDKTGWQKLMRNGMAKDFSWNNSAKEYVRVYERVRQARSATAA